The following nucleotide sequence is from Candidatus Flexicrinis affinis.
GTACCCTTGTTCCGCCACCGCGATGATCGACTCGACAACACTGCCGGTCACGACTTCCTGGTGGACGGTCACGTCTTCGCGGGTGAAGGTTTCCTGAATACCACGCAGGTATTCCCGTTGTGCGGCGAGCGCCCGGGGGTCGCTCGCGTAGCGGGGATCGGACGCCATCGGCACGGGTTGGCCGATCATGCCGGCCATCACCAGCGACGCCGCCCAATCTTCTTCCAGTACGGACAGTAGGGTGATCTGGCCATCGGGTGCGACGATCTCTTGCGCGTACTTAACCGCCGTCTCCGCGATGTCCGATCCATCGAGAGTTACGAGGATTTTCTTGAATGTCATAGTGTCCTCCTCCGGCACGTCAGGACATCTCTATTATACATCTCATCCTGACTGACCTATGTTTAGTCACAGCATATCCGGGACTACCGTACGGGGCATGTGACGAATTCACCCACGCCTTGCGCAGTTTGTCACTATTGCATAATTTCGGGAACGCGGTACATTCTGTAGTAACGTACGTGCAGCGAC
It contains:
- a CDS encoding universal stress protein → MTFKKILVTLDGSDIAETAVKYAQEIVAPDGQITLLSVLEEDWAASLVMAGMIGQPVPMASDPRYASDPRALAAQREYLRGIQETFTREDVTVHQEVVTGSVVESIIAVAEQGYDLIVMATHGRTGLGKVILGSVASDVLPKAPCPVLVIPPMKRGGSK